The Ktedonobacterales bacterium sequence AATATCGGCACAGGTATCGGTACGCCGCTCGCTGAGGTGGCCGCGCGCGTCCTCACCCTCACCGCGTCGCGGAGTGAGATGCGCGTCATACCAGCGCGGGGCGCGGAGGTTCGCCGTTTCGTGGCCGATCCCGGCAAACTGCAACGTCTTCTGAATCTGGAGCCTGAGCCACCGCTGGCGCATCTGCCCGAAATGGCAGCGGCGCTCGCGGGAGATCAGGGCGAGCCATTTCCAACCACAAACCCGACCATTATGCCTATAGGAAAGAACAGCAGCTAGCTGCTTCCCCGGAAGTTTAGCTGAAGAAATAGCAAAACGATGAAAAAAGCAGAGCCACGCGCCTTGCTCATCATCTCGGCTGACGTGCGGCCAGAGGCGCAGAAAGAGATCGCCGCCGGGCGCTCTCCGCGTAAAGACTATTTCGAGTTGGCAAGCGTCCTTCAGGCCGACACGCTGGATTGGTCATCCACGCAGGCCGCTTTCATCAGCCGCCTGCTTGCCAGAGTGGCTGGCAAAGCGGTGGCCCAGGCGTGGCTGGCGTTTCGCCAGCGCCGCAGCTATCAGGCGCTTTACACAGACAGCGAGCGCATCGGCATCCCGCTGGCACTGCTCCTCAAGCTCGCCCGCGCCCGCAACCGCCATGTGATGCTCGCTCATATCCTCTCGCCCTGGAAGAAGCGCGTCTGGTTTCGTTGGGGGCGCATCCATTCCCATATCGCTGCTATTCTCTGTCACTCCAGCCTGCAACGGCGCATCATGATCGAGGAGCTAGGGATTCCGGCTGAAAAGATTGTGCTGATGCCTTACCAGGCCGACGAACGTTTCTGGCGGCCAATGGCTGCCCAGGAAGCTCAGGCGGCGCTGAACGAAGCGCAGGCGACAGCGGGGGAAACCGCATCGAGCAGCAGCGCAGGCGCGGATGCACAGGGGCTGCCGCTCATTTGCAGCGTAGGGCTGGAGTTCCGCGACTATCCCACGCTCATTGAAGCGGTACGCGGGATGGAGGCACAGCTTGAAATAGCGGCGGCCAGCTACTGGTCGGATCATCGTGGTCCAGACTCCGGCGAGACGCTGCCGCCCAACGTTCGAGTGAGTTCACACGCCTATCTCAGCTTGCGCCATCTCTATGCCGCCTCGCGTTTCGTCGTGGTCCCACTGCTGGATGTACCCAATCAGGCGGGCATCACCGTGATTCTTGAAGCAATGGCTATGGGCAAAGCAGTGGTTGTCAGCGCCACGCGAGGCCAAACCGATACGGTGCGTGATCGCCGCAACCAGGGCTATGGACGAGTCGAGCGTCTCATCTTGCCTGGCTTTTTGGAAGCGCCCGGCGTGCCTGAAACGCTCAGGCGGCTGCCCACCGGCTTTTATGTCAGGCCAGGCGATCCCCAGGAGTTACGCAAGGCCA is a genomic window containing:
- a CDS encoding glycosyltransferase family 4 protein; amino-acid sequence: MKKAEPRALLIISADVRPEAQKEIAAGRSPRKDYFELASVLQADTLDWSSTQAAFISRLLARVAGKAVAQAWLAFRQRRSYQALYTDSERIGIPLALLLKLARARNRHVMLAHILSPWKKRVWFRWGRIHSHIAAILCHSSLQRRIMIEELGIPAEKIVLMPYQADERFWRPMAAQEAQAALNEAQATAGETASSSSAGADAQGLPLICSVGLEFRDYPTLIEAVRGMEAQLEIAAASYWSDHRGPDSGETLPPNVRVSSHAYLSLRHLYAASRFVVVPLLDVPNQAGITVILEAMAMGKAVVVSATRGQTDTVRDRRNQGYGRVERLILPGFLEAPGVPETLRRLPTGFYVRPGDPQELRKAISYLLAHPDVANELGRNGRQVFEALMGLDAFVARVAQVIGEHGSSRIF